CTTGGAAGAGCTGCGCGCCGAGAGCCAGCCAGAGTACTTCATCGCGCTCGAGCACATCCCCATCCACTCCTACCTCGCGGCGCCGCTGCGGGTGCAGGGCCGCGTCATCGGCACGATGTCCACGGCGCGCTCCACGCCGGGGCGCCCGTTCAGCCGCGAGGACCTGCGGCTCCTGGAAGAGCTGGCCAACAAGGCGGCGCTCTCCATCGAGAACGCCCGCCTCTTCCAGCAGCAGCAGCGGGACCAGGAGGAGCTGCGCCGCCGCACCGAGTTCGAGCAGCAGCTCATTGGCATCGTCTCGCACGACCTGCGCAACCCCCTGGGCGCCATCACCATGGCGGCGGGGCTGCTGCAGGCCAGCCCGGGGCTGAGCGACAGGCAGATGAAGGCGGCCCAGCGCATCGCCTCTTCGTGCGAGCGGGCCACACGGCTCATCCGCGACTTCTTGGACTTCACGCAGGCGCGCCTGGGCACAGGAATCCCGCTGAAGCGGCGGGCCATGGACCTGGACGAGGTGACGCGCCACGTGGTGGACGAGGTGCTGCAGGCGCACCCGGAGCGGCAGGTGCACGTGGAGTCCGGAGGCGACGTCCACGGTGAGTGGGATCCGGATCGCATCGCCCAGGTGCTCACCAACCTGGTGGGCAACGCCCTGGCCTACAGCCCGCCGGACACTCCCGTGCGCGTGAGGACGCACGGCGAGCCGGGCTTCGCCCTGCTGGAGATCCACAACGCGGGCACGCCCATCTCCCCGGAGATGCTCCCTCGCCTCTTCGAGCCGCTCACGCGAGGCACCCCCACCGCGGGGCAGCACAGCCGCAGCATCGGCCTGGGCCTCTACATCGTCCAGGAGATCGTCCGGGGCCACGGTGGCACCGTGGAGGTGGCCTCCTCTCAGGAACTGGGCACCACCTTCGCCGTGCGGCTGCGCCGCACCTGACCTGGTGGCTCGGAAATGAAGGACCGACTTTTCACGTCGGTCCTACACGCCACCATGTGCGGTCTTGTCGCCCCTCTTTCGCGGATCACGCCCGTCGTGAGAATTTCCACTGGCGTCCTGGCGCAACCGGTTGTCGGGTGAACAGAAGCCAGCCCTGGGCGGCTGCTTCTTCAATCCGACCACCGCCGCCGCGTCAGTCCGCGATCCGCCCACTTGGAGGGGTAAGGATGAACTCGCTCACCTTGGCCACGGAAGCTCAGGACCGCTCCTTCATCACGTACGCGCGCGTGCTGGCAACGCAGATCCTCTACCTCACTCCCATCTTCTGGCTGCTGGAGCTGACGCAGAACCAGCTGTTCCGAATCGTTCAGGGCGAGTGGGGCTGGGTGTATCCGGCCTCTCCGTACCACTGGTTCTCGTTCGCCAGCCTGATGATCTGGGCGATTGGCATCGGGCTGATGTGGACGCTGCACTACTACTGGTTCTACCCGAAGCGCATGCCGGTGTGGCGGCGGGTGGCCATTGGCACCGTCATCGCGTGGTCCGTGGAGTGGGCGGGCGGCTGGGTGTCGGCCAAGCTCCTGGGCTCGCCGCTGCAGGTGTGGCCGGGCTCGCCGCTGGTGTACGTGAGCTTCGGCGCCCTCTTCTTCTGGATGAGCAACATCGTCATCTACCACCTGCTCACGGTGAACGCGGTGGACCTGACGCCGGATTACGACGCACCTGCTGATACCTGAGCCGCTGCGCGCCTGAAGCCTCCCGCCTTCGTATCCCCCCGAAGTCCCCGGAGCACGAGCGTGCACGCCATGCCCCTCGAGACGTCCCGTCGTAAGGAGCCTGTGGCCTTCGATCAGCTGATGGAAGGCCTGCTGCTCCATGCCATGAAGGGCCGGCTGGACGCGGAGGCGCAGCGGAAGCTGCTGGCGCTCGGCGTGGACGTGAGCCGGCCGCTGGTGAGCGCCTATCCGCTGGCGACGCTCTTGGGGACGCTGAAGCTCTGCGCGGAGCTGCGCTACCCGGAGCTGCCCCGCGAGGAGGCACGCTTCCAGCTGGGGCGCCGGGCCTTGGAGGGCTTTGGCTCCACGCCCATGGGCAAGGCGCTCTTCGGCATGGCGCGCACGTGGGGCCCGCGCAGGATGCTGGGCCACATGACGCGCGTGTTCCAGACGGGCATCAACTTCGCGAAGGCCCGCTCGCAGGAGCTGCCCAACGGCGACGTGGAGGTGACGGTGGAGGTGCTGCCCGAGTACCGCGCCTCCATCCACCACCGGCCCGGGCTGGACCCCTACTTCATCCGCGGCATCATCACTCAGCTGATGGAAGTCTGCGGGTCGCGCGCGACCGTCACCTTGCTGCCCCCCAAGGATGCCGAGGGGCTCAGCTTCAGCTACCGCGCATCCATGGCCCAGGAGCCGAAGATGCCGGGGCCCCTGACGCGCGTGCAGTGAGCCGCTAGGCTCGCCGCGCCATGACGCCCTTCTGCCTCCTCCAGGTGTTCCTGGAGCACGCCCAGCGGACGCCGGACCGGCTCGCGCTCCTCTTCGGCGCCGAGCGCTACACCTACGGCGAGCTCGCCCGCCGCGTCACCGCCTTCGCCCAGGCGCTCCTGCGCCGGCAGCTGAAGCCGGGCGATCGCGTGGCGCTCTTCCTGGAGAACAGTCCTGAGTTCGTCATCGCCTACCTGGGCGTGCAGTACGCCCACGGCATCGTCGTGCTGGTGAACACGGCGTACCGGCAGGTGGAGCTGGACCACATCCTCACGGACTCGGGGGCGCGCGTCTGCATCACCGGCGCCTCGGGAGCCGCCGAGCTGGCCCCGCTGCTACCCGGGTTGCCCACGCTGGAGTGGCTCATCTCCGTGGAGCCGCCGGCCGTGGCGCTCCCCTCCTCGCTGCGGGTGGAGGCCTTTGACGCGCTGGCCTCGGAGCCTGCCACCCCAGAGCGCCACATGTCGGTGCCTGGGGACATCAATATCGCGGTGCTCGGGTACACCTCGGGGACCACGGGGCGCTCCAAGGGCGCCATGCTGCGGCAGAGCCACCTGCTCTCCAACATCCGCGCCGTCACCGAGGCGTGGCGGTGGACGGACGAGGACCGGCTGCTGCTCGCACTTCCGCTGTTCCACACGCACGGGCTCATGGTGGGGCTGCACGGCACGCTCTACACGGGCGCCAGCGTGGACCTGCGCCGCCGCTTCGTGGCCTCGGAGGTGCTGGAGACGCTGCGGGACGATCCCTCCATCACGATGTTCTTCGGTGTGCCCACCATGTACGGGCGGCTGCTGGAGGAATCCCGGCGCACGGGCCTCCGCCCCCGCCCCCTGCGGCTGATGGTGTCCGGCTCCGCGCCGCTCAGTCCGCAGCTCTTCCAGGACATCGAGGCCACGTTCGGCCAGCGCATCCTCGAGCGCTACGGGATGACCGAGACGATCATGAACACCACCAACCCCTACGAGGGCGAGCGGCGCCCGGGCACGGTGGGCATGCCCTTCCCCGGCCAGGAGGCGCGCATCGTGGATGTACGGACGCGCCAGCCGCTGCCGGACGGCGAGCTGGGCGAGATTGAAGTCCGCGGCCCCCACGTCTTCTCCGGCTACTGGCAGCGCGAGGAGGCCACGCGCGAGGCTTTTGATCCGGACGGGTGGTGGTTCCGCACGGGAGACCTGGGCCTCCGGGACCCGGACGGCTACTTCCACATCACCGGCCGAGCGCGAGAGCTGATCATCACCGGCGGCTTCAACGTCTACCCGCGCGAGGTGGAGGAAGTCCTCGCCACGTACCCGGGCGTGGCCGAGGTGGCGGTGCTGGGCATGCCGGATCCGGACTTCGGCGAGCAGGTGGTGGCCGTGGTGGTGCCCGCAGCCGGACAGCCCGCGCCCGAGGCACAGGCCCTGGTGGACTGGTGCAAGGACCGGCTGGCCAGCTTCAAGAAGCCCCGGCGCGTGGAGCTCGTGGACGCGCTCCCGCGCAACGCCCTGGGCAAGGTGCAAAAGCACATCCTGCGCGAGCGGCTCAGCGCTCCTGATTAGTCGAGCCGCCCCGGCATCGCCCGGAAGAACGTGTCGCGGTAGTAGGAGAGCTCGGTGATGCTCGAGCGCAGGTCCGCCAGCGCCGTGTGCCCCGAGGGGGGCTTGCGAGGCTCGTTGATGTCCGGGAACCACGCCCGCGTGAGCACCTTCAGGCTCGTCACATCCACCATCCGGTAGTGGAGGAAGCGCTCCAGCAGGGGCATGTAGCGAATCAGGAAGCGCCGGTCCGTGTGGATGGAGTTGCCACAGAGGATGCCCTCGCCCAGCACGCAGTGCTCGGCCACCAGCGCGGTGACCTCCCGCTCGGCGATGCGCAGCGAGGTGGTCGAGGACCTCACCTTCGCCGTGAGTCCATTCTTCGTGTGCATCTCCTTCACGACCGGCTCCATCCGCGCCAGCGCCTCCTCGGGCTGCCAGATGACGCGATCGATCTCCGCGATGGGACGCAGGTCGGGCCCAGTGATGATGACGCCAATCTCGATGATGGCGCAGGTCTCCGGGTCCAGACCCGTCATCTCCAGGTCCAGCCAGACAAAGCGCGGTTCAGATGAAATCATGGGGAGGCGACCCTACCACCAGATGGGCCCAGTGCCAGATGGACTCAGGCCCCTGCTCACATCCACTCGCCCGGCGCTCCGGGGACAGGCGCCTCGTGCCCGGGCTGAAGCTCGCGCGCCCGCTCCAGCAGCTGGCGGGTCTCCACGTCCGGCAGCGAGCGGAAGTCATCATACGCGTGTTCCACTGAGAGCAGTGACCACACGGGCTGGAGGCACAGCACCTCGTCCGCCTCCAGGCGCAGCCGCTCCAGTTCCTCCGCCGCGGCCACCGGAGCGGCCAGGATGAGGCGCCGCGGGTTCTGCCGCCGCAGGCCTCGGAGCGCCGCGCACGCCTGAAGCTCTCCCAGGGCGATGCCGTCCACCACGAGCAGCGCCGTGCCCACGCCCGCGCCGAGCCGGGGGTGAGCGCCGCGCAGCCGCTGGGCCTCGAGGGCTCCTTCCCCTGCCTCCGCGTCCATCCACCGCGTCATCTCCGAGGCCGGGGCCTCGACGGAGCGCACCAGCTCCGCGTTGAGGCAGAAGCCCTCGCCCTCGGCCATGGCGCCCAGCCGCGAGCCGGGCTGCCTGGGCACCTCCACGGCCCGTGACACCCAGAGCTCCAGGGGCAAGCCCAGGGCATGAGCCACCTCGTACGCCACGCGGACGCCTCCCCCGTTCATCCCAAACACCCGGGTGTCCTGGCCGCCGTAGCGCAGCAACAGCGTCGTCAGGCGTCTGCCCGCGTCCGCTCGGTCTCGAAAGCGCATGGGTCCCTCCGTGGAGCCAGTTCCCCTCCCCACGCTCCACATCTCTCCAAGGAAAAGCACGCTGCTGGCGCCTTGCGTCAAAGGAGCGGGCCATGGCTCTCCTGCCAGCCCGGCCCTGAACAGGGCAGCCGGGAGACTTCACGCCTCATACGCGGGTCGTGGGAATCGGATCACACGGCGACACTCAGCCTGTGCCAGCGGGCAGCCGTCCCAGGGCTTGTCAGCCTGCTGGGCGTGTGCACCTTGAGCAAGCCACAGCCCCTCTGCGCTGCACCCGGTCCCCTTTATGAGCCCTCCCTCCGCTGGTCTGGTCTCGCTCGAAATGGACACGGCACGGTCCTCTGGGACTGTTGAAGCCAGCAAGCCTCGCGCTGTGCTCGAGCCACTTGAGGCGAAACGCTCCGGCTCACCGCCCCCCTCCGCCGAGTCCGCCCTGGGGGAGCTTCACGCGCGGCTGGCCGCTCACTCCTTCTGGGACAACCGCTTGCTGTGCGCGTGCCGGCGCGGGGTGCTCACGCGCGAGGACTTTGGGTTCATCTTCTCGCAGTACGCGCTGTTCGTGCGCTCGAGCGCGCGCTTCGTCCACGCGGTGCTGTCTCAGTGCGAGAGCGAGCTGTGGTGCACCCGGCTGACGCAAGCGCTGTGGGAGCAGAGCGGTGTGCCGCCGTTGGAGAAGCGGCCTGCGGCGCTCTTCCGCCGCTTCCTGAGAGATGGGCTCGGGGTGGAGGAGGAGTCCATCCGCTTCCAGGATGCGGCCCGCTATCTCGTGCGCGAGTGCCTGGACGCATGCCTGCGCTCACCGCCCGCCGCGGCCAGCGCGTTCCTGGCGCTAGGGCTGGAGGCGCCGCTCGCGCGGATCTCCAGCGTCTTCATGGATGGGCTGTTGCAGACGGGCCTCTCCGAGCGGCACCTGGTCTTCTTCCACCGGAAGATGGAGGACGGCGAGTGGACGGGCCTGCTGGAGGAGTGGCTGCGCTCCCACGCGGAAGAGCCGGGCTGGTTCGAGCTGAGCCTGGGAGCGCTGGAGCGGGCGCTGACACTGCAAGAGCAGTTCTTCGAGAGCCTGTTCGAGGCCCTGCAGCACCACCGGCTCGGCCCGCTGCTGGGGCGGCTCCAGGCGCGGCAGCCGCTGGCGCCCGAGCGACCGGAGCCGCGCCATGTGCACCTGAGCAGCGTGTCCCAGGGGGTGCCGTTCTACCGCAACGCGCACGAACTGCGAGGCATTGACTGCACGGTGGACAAGGTGCCCTTCCCGGCGGAGGTGCTGGAGACGATGCTGGTGCGCGTGGCGCCGGGCCACCGCAGCGAGCCGCACGAGCATGCCTACGAGGCGCTGCTCACCGTGCTCTCGGGAACGGGGCGGGTGCGGGTGCGCGGCACGGAGGTGGACGTCAAACCCGGGGACGCCATCTTCATCCCGCGCTGGGCCTCGCACGAGGCGTGCGCCACGGGGACAGAGCCTCTGACGCTGTTACACGTGACGGACCACGGCTTCACGCGGCGCGCCCACGAGGAGGAACGGCTGCGCGCCGCGCGGCTCAAGAGCGCCACGGGCGTGGACCTTTAATCGAAGGCATGGCCCGCCGTGCTTCTGGGGGTTAGGCTGCGCGGCCATGTCCGAGACCCTTTTGACGCAGGATGCTGAGGGAGTCCGCACCCTCACCTTCAACCGCCCCGAGAAGAAGAACGCCTTCACCCATGCCATGTACGAGGCCGCCATCGAGGGCCTGTACCGCGCGAGCCTCGATGCCTCCGTGCGCGTCGTGGTGCTCACCGGCGCCGGCGGCACCTTCACCGCCGGCAATGACATTGGCGACTTCCTGGAGCGGCCCCCCACCGGCGAGGACAGCCCGGTGTTCCGCTTCCTGCGCATGCTCGTGAACTACGAGAAGCCCGTCGTCGCCGCGGTGGATGGGCCCGCGGTGGGCATCGGCACCACCCTGCTGCTGCACTGTGACTACGTGGTGGCCTCCGAGCGCGCCCGCTTCGTCATGCCCTTCATCAACCTGGGCGTGTGCCCCGAGGGCGCCTCAAGCCTCCTCCTGCCGCGCAACGCGGGCCTGACGCTGGCCTCCGAGCTGCTCATGTTCGGCGACCCGTTCGACGCCGCCACCGCCCAGCGCGCGGGCTTCGTCAACCGCGTGGTGCCCGACGCTCAGCTCCAAGAGGTGGCCTCCGAGCGCGCCCGTACCCTCGCCGCCAAGCCTCTGCAGGCGCTCAAAGTCACCAAGCGCCTGCTCCGCGAGCCGATCCGCGCCGAGGTCAACGCCGCCCTCATGCGCGAGGGCGCCGAGTTCGTGAAACGCCTCAACTCCGACGAGGCCCGCGAGGCCTTCATCGCCTTCATGAACCGCAAGAGCAAGTAGCCACGAGGCCTAGAAGTCGATGCGGAGCAGTGGAGCGTAGGGGTACACGCTGTGCGAGGAAGCATTCTCCGGCGCCGCATCCACCGTGGAGGTGAGCACCGGCAGCGGTCCGTTGCGCCTCACGGCCCCTGGCAGCACGTCCAGCTTCCAGCCTTCCTTCGTGTGGCGCAGGTACCCCACCACCTGCTGGCGTGCATCGCTCAACCCCTGCTCGGGGGTGGCGATGCGCTCCTGCTCCAGGGGCGTCAGCGCGTACGAGCGAGCCCCCGGAGCGTCAGCAAGAGCCGAAGCCGGGAGGAAGAGAAGGGCTCCAACGGAGGCCGCGGTCACAGCCACCAGCGCAGCCCAGAAGCGCACCGCAGCGGACGTCATGCTCGCAGCCATGGCTCGCGACCTCCTATAGAGAGAACACACAGGAGGCAGGGGAGGTTCCCGATGGCGGCCCGGCCGTGCTCCACGAAGAGCACTCGGGCTTCATTCCCACCCGGCTCCCGAGGCATGCGAGCGCGCCCCTGGAGCGAGCAACCACGTCACTGCGGCGCGGGTGCCTTCACCGGGCCCTTGGTCAGGAAGGCGTCGATGCTGGCGCTCTGCGCCTCCTTCTGGGCGATGCACAGGTCCATCGCCTCCAGCACCTGGGACAGGAAGCGAGGACCGGAGTCGGTACGGGCGGCGCGCGGGGTGAAGAAGGCCTCCACGTCCTTGCGGTGCTCCACGTCACAGAAGGCGCTGCCCACCATGGCCATCCGCGAGGAGAACTCCTCGGGCATCCGCGCGGCGAGCGCGTCGTAGTTCTCCTTCACGAAGCCGTACACCAGCTCGCGCGTGGCCGGCTCTTGCGACAGGCCGTACATGACCCACATCACCTCGCGCACGTCGTTGGCCGGATCCAGCACCATGGGCAGCAGCTGCTTCGCCACCTGAGGATCCTTCGCTCGGGCCAGGGCACCGAGCAGCTGCTGGCGCACCTTGCGCTCCGGCTCCTTCTTCCAGGCCTCGAGGAACTTCGGCGCGAGCTCCGCGCTCGCGCCCGACAAGGCCATCCCCAGCACCGCGAACGCGACGTCCTGAGAGATGGCCTTGTGGTCCACCAGCCACTTCGCGGTGAGCTTCTTCGACTCGGCCACCAGCTTCGGATCCTCTCCCGTGTGCCCCGCCAGGGAGATCAGCGTGGAGCGCAGCAGGCGGGTCTCCTCGTCCTCGCCCGGGCGCGGGGTGAGCCCCAGCTTCCGGGCACGCGGCCCGTACGTCTCCCGCAGGAAGCGCTTGTAGTCGGCGCGGCGCTGCTCGGACAGCATCCGCTCATCCACCACGTCCAGCAGATCGACGGAGGCGGTGAGCACCTGCCGGTCCGGATCGTCCGCGAAGCGGGCCGCCATCGCGAGCGCATCGCCCGCGGGCAGCGCCCCGGCCTTGGCCAGCGCGGACGAGTCCCCGAGCAGCGTCACCCGCTCGGCGCGCGACAGCTGCTTGTCCGCCACCGTCAGCAGCTTGCGCAGGGCATCCCCCGTCACCTCGGTACGGTAGTAGCCCACGCCCTCGGCGTTGGGGAAGATCCACGCGGGGCACTCCTTGGCCTCGGGCAGCAGCAGTTCGGCGCGCTCGGTCTCCAGCACCGTGCAGGCCCGGCCCGGGGTGCTGCCCGTGCCGTAGCGCACGCACAGCGGCACGTTCCAGGTGCGCGCCGCCTCGCCCTTGGAGCCCAGCGGCAGGTAGCGGCGCTGGCGCAGCTGCACCTTCGGCGTCTTGCCCGAGCAGTCCAGCGTGGCGGAGACGATGGGCGCACCGCCCTGATCCAGGAAGGTGCTCAGCACCTTGCCCACGTCCTTCCCGGCCTCGGCGGAGAGCGCCGCCAGGAAGTCATTCGCCGTGGCGTTGCCGCCCGCGTGCGCCTTCAGGTAGCGCTGGATGCCCCGGCGGAACACGTCCCGGCCCAGCCACTCCTCCGTCATGGCCAGCACCGCCGAGCCCTTGCCGTAGGTGATGCTGTCGAAGGCGGTGCGGATGTCGCCCGCGTTCTCGATGGGCTGGCGGATGCGCCGCGCCGTCACGAGGCTGTCGGACTCCAGCGCGTACGAGCGGTACTGCAGCCGCTGCACGGGCGCGTCCCACTTGGGCTGCCACGTCTCCACGATGCGCGGGGTGATCCACGAGGCAAACGACTCGTTGAGCCACAGGTCGTCCCACCACGCCAGGGTGACGAGGTTGCCGAACCACTGGTGCCCCAGCTCATGCACCTGGGTGCCGGCAAAGCCGCGCTGGCGGCTGGGGGTGTCCTCCGACTCCTTGGCCAGCAGCATCTCCGAGTTGAAGGTGATGAGCCCCGGGTGCTCCATGGCTCCGCCGAAGAGCGGCACCGCGATGGTGTCCAGCTTCTCGTACGGGTACGGGATGCCGAAGTACTCCTCGAGCTGGTGGAGGATCTCCGGCGTCACCTTCGCGGCATAGGCGGCCTCGGCGGCGCGGCCCTTGGGAGTGATGATGCGCGTGGGCACCTTGTTGCGGCCCGAGGGCGCGGCCTGGACGAACTCGAACGGGCCCACGCCCAGCGCGATGAGGTAGCTGGGCACCGGCTGGGTGCGCGCGAAGCGGTAGGTGCGGCCACCGTCCGGGCGGGCCTCCTCGGAGAGCACCGGCGTGTTCGTCACCGCCACGTTGCCCGCGGGCACCGTCATCGTCAGCTGCCAGGGTACCTTGAAGCCCGGCTCGTCGAAGCAGGGGAAGACGCGGCGGGCGCCCATGGGCTCGAACTGGGTGAAGAGGTACCAGTCCCCACGCTCCTGGGCGCGGAAGGCGCCCTCGAGCTCGCGCGTGGAGGCCACGGCCTCATAGGTGATGCGCAGGCTCGCCGGGCCCTTCGCCAGCGGGCGCGCCAGCGTGAAGCCGAGGAAGTTCTCATTGCCCGGCGCCGGCGTCAGCGCGATGGACGCGCCTCCCTGCGTCAGCGTGGCCTGCTTCACCGTGAGCGCCCGGCCGTTCAGCCAGATCACCGAGGTGGGCTCGGCCACATCGAGCGCCAGCTCCGCCACGCCCTGGAAGGTCTCGGCCTTGGGATCCAGGGTGAGCTCCACCGTGTAGCCCGTGGGGCGCACGGTGGTGGGCAAGCGCAACGTGGGCGCGGTGGGCGGAGTGGCGGGGGCCTCGGGAGCGGAGGCCTGCGCGGGCTGCTGCGCGGGAGTCTCCGATTCCGGGACGCTCTGACGGGCCCCACAGGCGCTCAACACACCCGCGAGGAGCAACGAAGAGAAGGAAGGAAGGCGCATGGTGGGGCGGTCTACTCCACTCCGGGCGGGCAAGGGAGCAACATCGCGTGTACCGGCGGCCTTGCCGGCCTGTCCGCTTCGGTGTGGAGTGCGCCGCCGTGTCTCCGCCCGCCACCGTGCCTGCCCCCACTGTCCACCCCATCCGGCTGACGTCCGCGCATCTGCGCCGCGTCATCGGCGAGCCGCCCGGTCCGCTCACCGGCTTCCTGGCCAACCTCGCGATGCGCCCCGTGTCTCGGCTGAGCTGGAATGCGCGCGAGCGCCTCGCTCGCTTCTTGGGTGGACTGGCCTACACGCTGGGCATCCGGCGACGCGTCGCATTGGAGAACCTGGCCATGGCGATGCCCGAGCGCTCGGAGGCGGAGCGGCACGCCATCGCCAAGGGCACGTACATCACCATGGCGCGCGTGGTGCTGGAGGCGCTGGCGGATCGCGACCGGCTGCCTCCGGGCTGGGAGCAGGAGGAAGTCGTCGGCCGCGAGGCGTGGCAGGCGCTCCAGGCGCACCTGGCCACCGGCAAGGGCGCACTGCTGGTGACAGCGCACTTCGGCAACTGGGAGCTGCTGGGCGAGGTGCTCATCCAGCGGGGCGTGCCGCTCAACGCGCTGGTGCGTCCGCTCAAGGGCGCGCTCAACATGCGCATCGCGGAGAACCGGGTGCGCGCGGGCGCCGGCCTCATCTATCCCCGCGGCGCGGTGCAGGAAATCACCGACGCCATCCACCGCGGCGAGAGCGTGTACATGCTCCTGGATCAGGCCATCCCGACGAAGGGTGTCTTCGTGCCGTTCTTCGGGAAGCTGGCCTCGACCACGCCGGCCATGGCGGTAGCGGCGCAGAAGACGGGCGTACCTGCCTGGGTGGTGATGGGCGTGCGCGACGGCCTGCGGATGCGCGTCCACATCGAGGGCCCCATCCATTCGCCTCCGCCCGAGGAGGGGAAGGATCCGGTCGTCGAGCACACCGCGCTCGTCACCGCGGGACTCGAGCGGGTCATCCGCCAGTACCCCGAGCAGTGGCTGTGGCTGCACCGCCGCTGGAAGTACGCGCCGCCCAGCGGCACGTGAGGGGTGAGTGCCCGCGCTGATGACCGCAAACACCAGGGTGGTGAGTGCCGTCATCGTCCCGCGCGACACGGAGCGGGACAGGGACAGAGACGCTTCTCGTAAGTGATGGATTTTCCAAGACGCGGGAGCGCAGGGGCGCGCCTCGGGCGTTGGCACACGTCCTGCTCTAGGTCCCCACATCACTCCTCGCCGTCTCGGAGTCCCCCATGGCTATCTCGTCCCTGAACCGCTCCTCCTTCTCTGCCCCGCTGTCGAGCCCCTCGGCCCTCAAGCCGGCCTCGGCTCCGGCTCGGAGCCTGGAGGGCATTCCGGCGCAGCAGCCGGGGAGCGGCCTGCGGCAGCGGATGATGATGGACTCCTTCGAGATGGGCCCGCGCAGCTCGCGCAAGATGGGCGAGGCCCTGGGCGCCAGCCCGGCGGGTGGATTCGAGAAGTCGCTGCAGGAGATGTCGCAGGCGCTCAACGCGCTCCTGCAGCAACTGAAGAGCCTGACGGGGCAGCAGCCCATGGACCAGGGCGCCACCGCGGGCGAGGCGGCGAAGGGCGTGGGCGGCGCGGCGGCACCGGCCTCCAGCGGCGCGCCTGCCGCTCCGGAGCAGGCTTCGGCCGTGAGCCCGTCCCAGAGCGCGGCCACCCCGGCTCACCCCACCTACAACAGTGACGCGGGCCCCGGGTTTGGCCCTCCGTCCGCCGGGTCCACCGAGCCGGCGCCGGCGGGGCAGCCGTGGCTGGCCAAGAACAACGTCGGCTCGCCGTACAACAGCAACATGCAGCTCATCGACCCGAGCCAGAAGGGCCAGTTCAAGTACACGAACACCTTCACCAACAACACGGACAAGCCGCAGACCATCACCCTCTGGAACAAGACGGGCGCGAACGGGAACCCGAACGACGGGCAGCACTTCGACAAGAGCGCCCCGAAGACGTTCACGCTGCAGCCCGGCCAGTCGCAGACGGTGGCGTTCGACACCAACAGCAGCGTGGCGTGGAGTGCGTCGAAGGACGGCACGGCCAAGGCGGGCGCCAACTATGGCCAGACCTGGGGTGAGGCAACGTTCGCGAACTCCGCCACGGGCTGGAGCGGCTACGACGTGAGCCAGATCAGCCCCGCGGGCCACAACGGCAACATGTCCATCTCGAACGAGGCCACGGGCGCCACCGTGACGCAGGCCAACGCCTGGCAGACGCCCTCGGATGATCCGGCGGGCAAGGACGTGGGCGTCCCCGCGGGCCCGCTGAACCTGAAGACGGTCCTGAGCTGAGTCGGACGGCA
The Hyalangium minutum DNA segment above includes these coding regions:
- a CDS encoding M1 family metallopeptidase, producing MRLPSFSSLLLAGVLSACGARQSVPESETPAQQPAQASAPEAPATPPTAPTLRLPTTVRPTGYTVELTLDPKAETFQGVAELALDVAEPTSVIWLNGRALTVKQATLTQGGASIALTPAPGNENFLGFTLARPLAKGPASLRITYEAVASTRELEGAFRAQERGDWYLFTQFEPMGARRVFPCFDEPGFKVPWQLTMTVPAGNVAVTNTPVLSEEARPDGGRTYRFARTQPVPSYLIALGVGPFEFVQAAPSGRNKVPTRIITPKGRAAEAAYAAKVTPEILHQLEEYFGIPYPYEKLDTIAVPLFGGAMEHPGLITFNSEMLLAKESEDTPSRQRGFAGTQVHELGHQWFGNLVTLAWWDDLWLNESFASWITPRIVETWQPKWDAPVQRLQYRSYALESDSLVTARRIRQPIENAGDIRTAFDSITYGKGSAVLAMTEEWLGRDVFRRGIQRYLKAHAGGNATANDFLAALSAEAGKDVGKVLSTFLDQGGAPIVSATLDCSGKTPKVQLRQRRYLPLGSKGEAARTWNVPLCVRYGTGSTPGRACTVLETERAELLLPEAKECPAWIFPNAEGVGYYRTEVTGDALRKLLTVADKQLSRAERVTLLGDSSALAKAGALPAGDALAMAARFADDPDRQVLTASVDLLDVVDERMLSEQRRADYKRFLRETYGPRARKLGLTPRPGEDEETRLLRSTLISLAGHTGEDPKLVAESKKLTAKWLVDHKAISQDVAFAVLGMALSGASAELAPKFLEAWKKEPERKVRQQLLGALARAKDPQVAKQLLPMVLDPANDVREVMWVMYGLSQEPATRELVYGFVKENYDALAARMPEEFSSRMAMVGSAFCDVEHRKDVEAFFTPRAARTDSGPRFLSQVLEAMDLCIAQKEAQSASIDAFLTKGPVKAPAPQ
- a CDS encoding lysophospholipid acyltransferase family protein, which translates into the protein MSPPATVPAPTVHPIRLTSAHLRRVIGEPPGPLTGFLANLAMRPVSRLSWNARERLARFLGGLAYTLGIRRRVALENLAMAMPERSEAERHAIAKGTYITMARVVLEALADRDRLPPGWEQEEVVGREAWQALQAHLATGKGALLVTAHFGNWELLGEVLIQRGVPLNALVRPLKGALNMRIAENRVRAGAGLIYPRGAVQEITDAIHRGESVYMLLDQAIPTKGVFVPFFGKLASTTPAMAVAAQKTGVPAWVVMGVRDGLRMRVHIEGPIHSPPPEEGKDPVVEHTALVTAGLERVIRQYPEQWLWLHRRWKYAPPSGT